From Spirosoma agri, one genomic window encodes:
- a CDS encoding tetratricopeptide repeat protein produces the protein MKNIFFLLSFLCLSVLARAQALTESGLQQTVLKTLDLIYNFEFTEADVLIRQIQTRYPQHPISPILRATQLELQYLPLHENKAATAQFIQAANQGLDLAKKMLDKNENDPEGVFFALTAHSYLASLYNNKGESLKAVGESKKAYNFLRTGFDLANKNPDFHFTSGLYNYYIERYPMDHSIVRPFMFFFQDGDMAQGLKQMDMAARKGAFMRVGANYYLAHIYLKHEMSPSKAAVYTKYLADKYPNNPLFGMINAEALLLSGRYAEARPYVQRLKQMSNKLVPLAVNTFEGMLAEYADKDDKEALQFYEAGLKLPFSESYTKEYHAFDYSGIARIAARANDPNRAKMYYKKALAVGEYKSLVREAKAYK, from the coding sequence TTGAAAAATATCTTTTTTCTGCTTAGTTTTCTCTGTCTGTCAGTGTTGGCTCGTGCACAGGCACTGACCGAGTCGGGTCTGCAACAAACTGTTCTTAAAACGCTTGACCTGATCTATAATTTCGAGTTTACAGAAGCCGATGTGTTGATTCGGCAGATTCAGACCCGCTATCCCCAGCATCCGATCAGTCCCATTCTGCGGGCTACCCAACTGGAGTTGCAGTACCTGCCGCTTCATGAAAATAAAGCCGCGACGGCCCAGTTTATTCAGGCGGCCAATCAAGGGCTTGATCTGGCTAAAAAGATGCTTGACAAGAACGAAAATGATCCGGAAGGCGTCTTTTTCGCCTTGACTGCCCACAGTTATTTAGCCTCCTTATACAACAATAAAGGTGAGTCGTTGAAAGCCGTTGGTGAGTCGAAAAAAGCGTATAATTTTCTGAGAACGGGATTCGATCTGGCCAACAAAAATCCGGATTTTCATTTCACGTCGGGGCTGTATAATTATTACATCGAACGCTACCCCATGGATCATTCGATTGTGCGACCATTCATGTTTTTCTTTCAGGATGGTGATATGGCGCAAGGTTTGAAACAAATGGATATGGCTGCCAGAAAAGGGGCGTTCATGCGGGTAGGCGCTAATTATTACCTGGCTCACATTTATCTGAAACACGAAATGAGCCCCAGTAAGGCCGCTGTTTACACAAAATACCTGGCTGATAAATACCCTAATAACCCCCTGTTTGGGATGATCAACGCCGAAGCACTGCTGCTGTCGGGTCGCTACGCCGAAGCGCGTCCGTACGTGCAGCGGCTGAAGCAAATGTCGAATAAGCTCGTGCCGCTGGCGGTCAACACATTTGAGGGAATGCTGGCCGAGTATGCCGACAAAGACGATAAGGAGGCCCTACAATTTTACGAGGCCGGGCTCAAATTGCCGTTCAGTGAATCGTATACCAAAGAGTATCACGCATTCGACTATTCGGGAATTGCCCGGATTGCCGCCCGCGCCAACGATCCGAATCGGGCTAAAATGTACTACAAAAAAGCACTTGCCGTTGGTGAGTACAAATCGCTGGTGCGGGAAGCCAAAGCGTACAAGTGA
- a CDS encoding HEPN domain-containing protein translates to MLLAEQCLKDAQSLFRNESYRSAAGRAYYAYFDAVRALLASKNIAVKSHSAIRMLFGEHFVQEGHFDKKDAKDFHRLFQLRQDSDYEIDEDVSEIDALDAVDTATEFLLQTEAYLRQNGFAS, encoded by the coding sequence ATGCTTCTGGCGGAACAATGTCTGAAAGATGCTCAATCTTTATTCAGAAACGAAAGTTACAGGAGTGCCGCCGGTCGTGCTTATTATGCTTACTTTGATGCAGTTAGAGCCTTACTTGCCAGCAAAAATATAGCTGTAAAATCACATTCGGCGATCAGGATGTTATTCGGTGAGCATTTCGTTCAGGAGGGGCACTTCGACAAAAAAGATGCGAAGGATTTCCATCGACTGTTTCAATTACGCCAGGATAGTGACTACGAAATAGACGAAGATGTTTCGGAGATTGATGCGCTTGATGCTGTTGACACAGCCACCGAATTTCTTCTTCAAACCGAAGCTTATCTTCGCCAAAATGGTTTTGCCTCATGA
- a CDS encoding serine hydrolase domain-containing protein yields MRVFILLLFVTSSVFAQPLPQTFTSSKSPSDAGFSGDRLNRLDTWLQGLIDQNIAPNAVTFVAHRGKIVHYKAFGYSNLEKKTPLKRDDMYRIASQTKAITTTTLMTLFEEEKFLLDDPISKYIPAFKNPKVLVRYDKKDPVGGSYDTRPAKGEITIRQLLSHNAGIPYEHPLDQRPEFSVPFFNSTKADKLEDVINKLAKRPLLRDPGQTDSTGVGFTYGLNTDIIGRLVEILSGKPLDVAMRERVLEPLGMTDTYFYLPASKASRLVELYSKANMDKPLTLHTNEAYRNSATSGAKTYFSGGAGLISTVEDYAKLCQMLLNGGTFNNKRILGRKTIDMMVRNQIGTADVWDRKDKFGLGFELITENSHYGDQASLGSFTWGGMYCSEFTIDPKEELIMLIFTNVQPYAYYGDFVKKFRIAVYQALE; encoded by the coding sequence ATGCGCGTATTCATACTCCTTCTTTTTGTCACCTCTTCTGTATTCGCCCAGCCCCTACCGCAAACGTTCACTTCATCAAAATCACCGTCTGATGCTGGCTTTTCGGGGGATCGACTCAACCGGCTGGACACGTGGTTACAGGGCTTAATTGACCAGAACATCGCGCCCAACGCCGTGACCTTCGTGGCGCATCGGGGTAAAATCGTGCATTACAAAGCGTTCGGCTACAGCAATCTGGAAAAGAAAACGCCCCTCAAACGCGATGACATGTACCGCATTGCCTCGCAGACGAAAGCGATCACGACCACAACGCTGATGACGCTGTTCGAGGAAGAAAAGTTTTTGCTGGACGACCCCATCTCGAAGTATATCCCGGCGTTTAAAAACCCCAAAGTACTGGTCAGGTACGACAAAAAAGATCCGGTTGGCGGGAGTTACGATACGCGTCCGGCGAAAGGCGAGATCACGATCCGGCAACTGTTAAGCCACAACGCGGGGATTCCCTACGAACATCCGCTCGACCAGCGACCCGAGTTCAGCGTGCCGTTTTTCAACTCGACGAAGGCCGATAAACTCGAAGACGTGATCAACAAACTGGCGAAACGCCCGCTCCTGCGCGATCCGGGTCAGACCGACTCAACCGGCGTTGGTTTTACCTATGGATTGAATACTGACATCATCGGGCGGCTGGTTGAAATTCTGTCCGGCAAACCCCTCGATGTAGCCATGCGCGAACGGGTGCTGGAGCCGCTCGGCATGACCGATACCTATTTCTACCTGCCTGCTAGTAAAGCCAGTCGATTGGTGGAACTGTACAGCAAAGCGAATATGGACAAACCGTTGACGCTCCATACCAACGAAGCGTACCGCAATTCAGCCACGTCGGGCGCGAAAACGTACTTTTCGGGGGGAGCCGGACTGATCAGTACGGTCGAAGATTATGCCAAACTTTGCCAGATGCTGCTGAACGGCGGCACGTTCAACAACAAGCGCATTCTGGGTCGTAAGACGATCGATATGATGGTTCGCAACCAGATCGGCACGGCTGACGTTTGGGACCGTAAAGACAAGTTCGGACTAGGTTTCGAGTTGATTACCGAAAATTCCCACTACGGCGATCAAGCGTCGCTAGGCTCGTTTACGTGGGGTGGCATGTATTGTTCGGAATTCACTATTGATCCAAAAGAAGAGCTCATTATGCTCATTTTCACAAACGTGCAGCCGTACGCGTACTACGGCGATTTTGTCAAAAAATTTAGGATTGCGGTCTATCAGGCCCTGGAGTAA
- a CDS encoding M16 family metallopeptidase, producing MIHYEQFVLDNGLRVFVHEDASTPIAAVNILYNVGSRDEDPSRTGFAHLFEHLMFGGSRHIPSYDEPLQKVGGENNAFTSPDITNYYITLPAANLETAFWLESDRMLGLSFDPQVLDVQQKVVIEEFKQRYLNQPYGDVWLKLRPLTYQQHPYRWATIGKDISHIEEATLDDVKSFFYKYYLPNNAILVVAGNVTVEQVKQLCAKWFEPIPAGEQYIRQLPVEPVQTAARKLETSAKVPLDGLYKAYHMPGRFDANFYRTDLLSDMLGRSKSSRLYQQLLRDNPLFSNVGAYLTSSIDPGLLVVQGTLNAGVTLEEADAAVEAILQEFVEQAVPDDELAKVKNQAEATLAFSEVELLNRAMNLAFAANAGDPDLVNQEAALIQSVNPDDVQASAREVLRKENSSTLYYRRAEA from the coding sequence ATGATTCATTACGAACAGTTTGTGCTCGACAATGGCCTTCGGGTGTTTGTCCATGAAGATGCATCCACGCCGATTGCGGCTGTTAATATTCTATATAATGTTGGCTCCCGCGATGAAGACCCGTCCCGCACGGGTTTTGCTCATTTGTTCGAGCATCTGATGTTCGGCGGATCGCGCCATATACCGAGTTACGACGAGCCGTTACAGAAGGTTGGTGGCGAAAACAATGCCTTCACCAGCCCTGATATCACGAACTACTACATCACCCTGCCGGCTGCTAACCTGGAAACGGCCTTCTGGCTCGAATCAGATCGGATGCTGGGCCTTTCTTTCGATCCGCAGGTGCTTGATGTTCAACAGAAAGTAGTCATCGAAGAATTCAAGCAGCGATATCTGAACCAGCCTTACGGCGATGTGTGGCTCAAGCTACGGCCGCTGACGTACCAGCAGCACCCTTACCGTTGGGCAACAATTGGTAAAGACATTAGCCATATCGAAGAAGCTACGCTGGATGATGTGAAGTCGTTTTTCTATAAATACTACCTGCCAAACAACGCCATTCTGGTGGTGGCAGGTAACGTCACGGTCGAACAGGTAAAGCAATTGTGCGCCAAGTGGTTCGAGCCAATTCCGGCGGGGGAACAGTACATTCGGCAACTGCCGGTAGAACCCGTTCAGACCGCAGCCCGCAAGCTGGAAACCTCGGCAAAAGTGCCGCTCGATGGGCTTTATAAAGCCTACCATATGCCGGGCCGATTCGATGCTAATTTCTACCGTACGGACCTCCTCAGCGATATGCTTGGCCGGAGCAAATCGTCCCGGTTATACCAGCAGCTACTTCGCGACAACCCACTGTTCAGCAATGTCGGTGCGTACCTGACCTCGTCTATTGACCCCGGCCTGCTGGTTGTTCAGGGCACGCTGAACGCGGGCGTGACGCTCGAAGAAGCCGATGCTGCGGTAGAAGCTATTTTACAGGAATTTGTTGAGCAGGCCGTGCCGGACGATGAACTGGCGAAGGTGAAAAATCAGGCCGAAGCAACACTTGCGTTCTCGGAAGTCGAATTGCTGAACCGGGCTATGAACCTCGCCTTTGCCGCCAACGCGGGCGATCCCGACCTCGTCAATCAGGAAGCGGCTCTTATCCAGTCCGTCAACCCCGACGATGTACAGGCCAGTGCCCGTGAGGTATTACGCAAAGAAAACAGTTCGACGCTTTATTATCGGCGGGCCGAAGCCTAA
- the rhaT gene encoding L-rhamnose/proton symporter RhaT, whose amino-acid sequence MNAILGVFYHAVGGFASGSFYLPFRNVKQWSWESAWIVGGVASWIIVPWVMGSLTVHGLVPSIMAADSSTLFWTFFFGVLWGIGGLTFGLTMRYLGISLGMAVALGFCSAFGTLVPPIWDGKIDLLLHTRTGHFTLGGVGLCLVGIAVCGVAGVLKERELNPEQQKATVAEFDLKKGIIVATVSGVLSACFAFALTAGRPIAQMAVTNGTDPLWQNNAIYPVLMFGGFVTNFIWCMILNRRNRSFSDYTDPQTPLLRNYVWAMLAGTTWYFQFFFYGMGDNYLPDGIRFAGWTMHMAFIITFSTLWGLVLWEWRGASRRTYSVVFAGLFLIVLSTVLIGIGTQS is encoded by the coding sequence ATGAATGCCATTTTGGGAGTTTTTTATCATGCTGTCGGCGGTTTTGCTTCCGGCAGTTTTTATTTGCCTTTCCGTAACGTAAAACAGTGGTCGTGGGAGAGTGCGTGGATTGTTGGCGGAGTTGCGTCGTGGATCATCGTACCGTGGGTTATGGGAAGCCTAACCGTTCACGGACTGGTACCCAGCATTATGGCTGCCGACAGTTCTACGCTTTTCTGGACTTTTTTCTTCGGCGTTCTCTGGGGCATCGGCGGCTTAACGTTCGGACTGACCATGCGTTATCTCGGCATTTCGCTGGGCATGGCCGTAGCGCTGGGATTTTGTTCCGCCTTCGGAACGCTTGTGCCACCCATCTGGGACGGGAAGATCGATTTGTTACTTCACACCCGAACGGGTCATTTTACGCTGGGTGGAGTCGGATTATGTTTGGTAGGAATCGCCGTCTGTGGGGTTGCGGGTGTCTTGAAAGAGCGCGAGCTCAATCCGGAGCAACAGAAAGCGACCGTTGCCGAATTCGATCTAAAAAAAGGAATTATTGTTGCTACAGTGTCGGGCGTTCTGAGCGCCTGTTTCGCTTTTGCCCTAACCGCCGGACGGCCCATTGCGCAAATGGCGGTTACGAACGGGACGGACCCGCTGTGGCAAAATAACGCCATTTATCCGGTGCTGATGTTCGGCGGATTTGTGACCAATTTTATCTGGTGCATGATCCTGAATCGCCGGAATCGCTCGTTCAGTGATTACACCGATCCCCAAACGCCTTTGCTCCGTAATTACGTCTGGGCCATGCTTGCCGGTACGACCTGGTATTTTCAGTTCTTTTTCTACGGGATGGGCGATAACTACCTTCCGGACGGTATCCGGTTTGCGGGCTGGACAATGCACATGGCGTTCATTATTACCTTCAGCACGCTTTGGGGACTGGTGCTCTGGGAGTGGCGGGGGGCCAGTCGCCGGACCTACAGTGTTGTCTTTGCCGGTCTCTTTCTGATCGTGCTGTCAACCGTATTGATTGGTATAGGCACGCAGTCGTAA
- a CDS encoding GNAT family N-acetyltransferase, translating into MIIITTVQSEADVQGILTLQQANLRKNVPLAVQIDQGFVTVEHDPAVLTRMNQAAPSIIAKDGETVVGYCLTMLPEFGTDVPELVPLFTLINTLDYNGKPLSDYPYYVMGQVCVADGYRGQRLFDRMYQHHRAVYSDRYRLLITDISANNVRSLRAHARVGFEPLHEFHDPVIGETWVVVLWDFQQ; encoded by the coding sequence ATGATTATAATTACCACCGTTCAGTCGGAAGCTGATGTGCAGGGTATTTTAACGCTGCAACAGGCTAACCTCCGCAAAAATGTGCCGCTTGCTGTTCAGATCGATCAGGGATTTGTAACCGTTGAGCATGACCCGGCTGTGCTTACCCGGATGAACCAGGCCGCGCCAAGCATTATCGCCAAAGACGGCGAAACCGTTGTCGGGTATTGCCTGACCATGCTCCCCGAATTTGGGACCGATGTACCCGAACTGGTCCCACTTTTCACGCTCATAAACACACTGGACTACAACGGCAAACCGCTGAGCGACTACCCCTATTATGTGATGGGCCAGGTGTGCGTTGCCGACGGCTATCGGGGACAGCGGCTTTTCGACCGAATGTATCAGCACCACCGCGCTGTGTACAGCGATCGCTATCGGTTACTGATCACCGACATTTCGGCCAACAATGTCCGTTCGCTACGCGCCCACGCTCGTGTGGGATTTGAGCCGCTGCACGAGTTTCATGACCCGGTCATTGGCGAAACCTGGGTCGTCGTACTGTGGGACTTTCAGCAGTAA
- a CDS encoding amidohydrolase family protein: protein MKNFLYLPALLLTGLVACGQSKPAQMAEPLGFEEYDPVSTLKVPEHKMTRSKYPFIDVHNHQWDMDKANLRPLLTQMDSLNMGIMVNLSGRGWGSVEQGTQFFDKALANANKTDAKRLVLFTNLNFDDIGRKGWTEEAVNLLEADVKKGAHGLKIFKNLGLTNKDESGHRVAVDDPRLDPIWAKCGELGIPVIIHTADPKPFWDPMDRYNERWLELKLHGGRKRAANDPVPWDKLIAEQHNVFRKHPKTTFIAAHMGWFPNDLTKLDSLMTVFPNMNVEIGAVIAELGRQPRASRKFFEKYQDRILFGKDSWVPSEYATYFRVLETDDEYFPYHKKYHAFWRMYGMGLSDEVLKKVYYKNALRIIPGLDKSQFPK, encoded by the coding sequence ATGAAAAATTTCCTCTACCTACCGGCCCTTCTGCTGACCGGACTCGTTGCCTGTGGTCAATCCAAACCGGCTCAGATGGCCGAACCGCTGGGCTTTGAAGAATATGATCCGGTTTCGACGCTGAAAGTGCCGGAGCACAAAATGACCCGTTCGAAATACCCGTTCATTGATGTCCATAATCACCAGTGGGACATGGACAAGGCGAACCTTCGTCCGCTGCTTACCCAGATGGACAGCCTGAATATGGGGATCATGGTTAATCTCAGTGGCCGGGGTTGGGGCAGTGTAGAGCAGGGAACGCAATTCTTCGATAAGGCCTTAGCAAACGCTAACAAGACCGACGCGAAGCGGCTGGTGCTGTTCACAAACCTGAACTTCGACGACATCGGCCGCAAAGGCTGGACCGAAGAGGCCGTTAACCTGCTGGAAGCCGACGTAAAAAAAGGCGCACACGGCTTGAAAATTTTCAAGAATCTGGGTTTGACTAACAAGGACGAATCCGGGCACCGCGTTGCCGTCGATGATCCACGCCTTGACCCGATCTGGGCTAAATGTGGTGAGCTGGGTATTCCAGTGATCATCCACACCGCCGATCCAAAACCATTTTGGGACCCAATGGACCGTTACAATGAACGCTGGCTTGAGCTTAAGCTTCACGGTGGACGAAAACGCGCGGCTAATGATCCCGTTCCCTGGGACAAACTCATCGCCGAGCAGCACAACGTGTTTCGCAAGCATCCGAAAACAACGTTCATTGCCGCGCACATGGGCTGGTTTCCCAATGACCTCACCAAGCTTGACAGTTTGATGACCGTTTTCCCGAATATGAACGTCGAAATTGGTGCCGTTATCGCGGAATTGGGCCGTCAGCCGAGAGCCAGCCGGAAATTTTTCGAGAAATACCAAGATCGGATTCTGTTCGGCAAAGACAGTTGGGTACCGTCCGAATACGCGACCTATTTCCGCGTCCTCGAAACCGATGATGAATATTTTCCGTACCACAAAAAATACCATGCTTTCTGGCGAATGTATGGCATGGGCCTTTCCGACGAGGTACTGAAAAAAGTCTATTACAAAAACGCCCTGCGCATTATTCCCGGTCTCGATAAGAGCCAGTTTCCGAAGTAA
- the ispF gene encoding 2-C-methyl-D-erythritol 2,4-cyclodiphosphate synthase produces MKIRVGQGYDVHRLEVGRPFWLGGIQIPSTFGPVGHSDADVVCHVLCDALLGAANMRNIGYHFSDKDPRWKGVDSKLLLAEVLQMVREAGYDVSNVDVTVVLQEPKLNPHIPAMKTCLAGVMAIPEDDISIKATTSEHIGFVGRGEGIAAHCVALIVKD; encoded by the coding sequence ATGAAAATACGAGTTGGTCAGGGATACGACGTTCACCGGCTGGAAGTGGGAAGACCCTTCTGGCTGGGTGGCATTCAGATTCCGAGTACATTTGGTCCCGTTGGTCATTCCGACGCCGATGTGGTATGCCATGTGTTGTGCGATGCGCTGTTGGGAGCGGCTAATATGCGTAACATTGGCTATCATTTTTCCGACAAAGATCCGCGCTGGAAAGGCGTAGACAGTAAATTATTGCTGGCCGAAGTGCTCCAGATGGTGCGTGAAGCCGGGTATGACGTATCGAACGTTGACGTGACGGTCGTACTACAGGAGCCAAAACTGAATCCTCACATTCCAGCCATGAAAACCTGTCTGGCGGGCGTAATGGCTATCCCCGAAGATGATATTTCTATCAAAGCGACCACGTCCGAACACATTGGGTTCGTGGGACGGGGTGAAGGTATTGCGGCTCATTGTGTGGCCCTTATCGTTAAGGATTAG
- a CDS encoding mandelate racemase/muconate lactonizing enzyme family protein, whose protein sequence is MKITAIKLYRFDIPLKAPIAISLGTIENARNILVEIQTDERITGWGEGSPFWMIVGETQASGLAAADDMARLLIGRDPLDIEGCIGAVTRYLPGHPTTRSAFDMALHDIAAKTAGMPLYQFLGGSKRSLITDETIYISSPERMVDDALRIQAKGAEAIKVKLGTTLRDDIGRVEAIRKAIGDTIPIRTDANQGWDVVTASGVLRAIGDWNVQYCEQPIKRHDIAGLRQIRRNTTVPIMADESLFDSTDAIRLVREEAVDYFNIKLSKSGGIFDALKINAIAEAAGIPCMIGCMSESRLALTANAHYAAARQNVRFCDLDGCFEHASDPIQGGITYSGYQIELPDAPGIGAEVDPAFLRQCPVTTIT, encoded by the coding sequence ATGAAAATTACCGCCATCAAGCTGTATCGCTTCGACATTCCGCTCAAAGCGCCGATTGCTATCTCACTGGGCACCATTGAGAACGCCCGAAATATATTGGTTGAGATTCAGACCGACGAACGCATTACGGGTTGGGGCGAAGGATCGCCGTTCTGGATGATCGTTGGTGAAACACAGGCATCAGGACTGGCAGCCGCCGATGATATGGCGCGTCTCCTGATCGGTCGTGATCCGCTCGACATTGAGGGGTGTATTGGTGCCGTAACGCGTTATCTGCCCGGCCACCCAACCACGCGTTCAGCCTTCGATATGGCGCTTCATGACATTGCCGCCAAAACCGCCGGGATGCCCCTGTACCAGTTTCTGGGTGGTTCAAAACGATCACTTATCACGGACGAAACGATCTACATCAGTTCGCCCGAACGAATGGTTGACGATGCGCTACGAATCCAGGCGAAGGGTGCCGAAGCCATAAAAGTTAAGCTTGGCACTACGTTACGCGACGACATCGGACGCGTAGAAGCCATTCGGAAAGCCATTGGCGATACCATTCCGATCCGCACCGATGCCAATCAGGGATGGGATGTTGTCACGGCGTCGGGCGTTCTGCGGGCCATTGGCGACTGGAACGTACAATACTGCGAACAACCGATCAAACGTCACGATATTGCCGGACTGCGCCAGATCCGACGGAACACGACCGTACCGATCATGGCCGACGAAAGTCTGTTCGACTCGACAGACGCCATTCGGCTCGTGCGCGAAGAAGCCGTCGATTATTTCAACATCAAGCTCTCCAAAAGCGGTGGTATTTTTGACGCCCTCAAGATCAACGCCATTGCTGAAGCAGCGGGCATTCCCTGCATGATCGGCTGTATGTCGGAGTCGCGACTGGCCTTAACGGCAAACGCTCATTATGCGGCAGCCCGGCAAAACGTACGTTTCTGTGATCTGGATGGCTGTTTTGAACATGCCAGTGATCCAATCCAGGGCGGTATCACCTACAGCGGTTACCAGATCGAGCTACCCGATGCACCGGGCATTGGTGCCGAAGTCGATCCAGCATTTTTACGGCAATGCCCAGTGACTACGATAACGTAA
- a CDS encoding nucleotidyltransferase domain-containing protein yields METIYQPKALTPDELKKLSGEVKRALTDLYGDRLDRIILFGSYARGDFHAESDVDYMVVLKDEEIKAGNEIRCMVDRIYDLSDDHHALVSVKPTSLTKYLQSNLFLYQNVRREGLLI; encoded by the coding sequence ATGGAAACGATCTATCAACCCAAAGCCCTCACCCCCGACGAGTTAAAGAAGTTATCGGGGGAAGTAAAACGCGCCCTTACCGATTTATACGGTGATCGACTTGACCGGATCATCCTGTTCGGGTCCTACGCACGGGGCGATTTCCATGCCGAATCCGATGTCGACTACATGGTGGTGCTAAAGGACGAAGAAATTAAAGCAGGCAACGAAATCAGGTGCATGGTTGATCGTATTTATGATTTATCGGATGATCACCACGCACTCGTATCGGTTAAACCGACTTCATTGACCAAGTACTTACAATCGAACCTGTTTCTTTATCAGAATGTCCGGCGCGAGGGCTTGCTTATATGA